One Schlesneria paludicola DSM 18645 DNA segment encodes these proteins:
- a CDS encoding class I SAM-dependent methyltransferase → MAKDLSLPDPAIILDLIEAFRRSKTMFAAVSLGVFDALNDGPKSLDVLAKHLNADDDALKRLLDGCVGLQLLVRTGEGDYGMTPAAKTYLTSTSPNRFTGYIGYSNSVLWKLWGNLEDAIREGTNRWKQTYGWDSPLFENFFHTPEALREFLMGMHGFGMLSSPVVVNSVDLSRFQTLVDLGGATGHLAIAACQRYVGLKAVLFDLPGALPLAREIIAASGMADRISLVGGDFFSDPLPEGDLIALGRILHDWTEEKIHRLLKRIYDRLPTNGAILIAEKLLLEDYSGPRVAQMQSLNMLTCTEGKERTLSEYEALLQQAGFSDVVGCRTSSVIDVVMATKR, encoded by the coding sequence ATGGCCAAAGATCTTTCGCTGCCTGATCCCGCAATCATCCTGGATTTGATTGAAGCGTTTCGACGTTCGAAAACGATGTTCGCCGCCGTGTCGCTGGGTGTCTTCGATGCACTCAATGACGGACCCAAGTCTCTCGATGTGCTTGCCAAACACCTGAATGCGGATGATGACGCATTGAAGCGTCTGCTGGACGGTTGCGTTGGGTTACAACTTCTCGTGCGGACCGGCGAGGGTGACTATGGGATGACTCCCGCGGCGAAGACGTACTTGACGTCGACCAGTCCGAATCGCTTCACAGGGTACATTGGCTATAGCAATTCGGTGCTCTGGAAGCTGTGGGGAAATCTGGAAGATGCGATCCGTGAAGGGACCAATCGCTGGAAGCAGACGTACGGGTGGGACAGCCCTTTGTTTGAAAACTTCTTTCACACCCCCGAAGCGTTGCGTGAGTTCCTGATGGGGATGCACGGGTTCGGGATGCTCAGTTCGCCGGTGGTCGTGAACAGCGTGGATCTCAGTCGCTTCCAGACGCTGGTCGATCTGGGTGGCGCGACTGGACATCTGGCGATCGCCGCGTGCCAGCGCTATGTCGGGTTAAAAGCCGTGCTGTTTGATCTGCCGGGGGCCTTACCGCTCGCGCGTGAGATCATTGCCGCATCGGGGATGGCGGATCGGATCAGTCTCGTCGGCGGCGATTTCTTCAGCGATCCGCTGCCAGAAGGCGATCTGATCGCGCTGGGCCGAATTCTGCACGACTGGACTGAAGAAAAAATCCATCGATTGCTGAAACGAATTTACGATCGATTGCCGACGAATGGCGCGATCCTAATCGCGGAGAAGTTGCTGTTGGAAGATTACAGCGGTCCCCGTGTGGCTCAGATGCAAAGTTTGAATATGCTGACCTGCACGGAAGGAAAAGAACGGACCCTCTCCGAGTACGAAGCATTGCTTCAGCAAGCCGGATTCAGCGATGTCGTTGGTTGTCGGACTTCGTCAGTGATTGATGTGGTGATGGCGACGAAGCGCTAA
- the mazG gene encoding nucleoside triphosphate pyrophosphohydrolase has protein sequence MTDLSSNNMPSTSPVPGTPPDPKQLGPKFRELCEVVARLRSSTGCPWDRQQTLESIKPYTLEETYELLEAIDSGNDAEIVEELGDVLLQVVLDSQIAADEARFNLTDVVDGLTQKMIRRHPHVFGDVAADSSHEINRNWDRIKQEEKQRDSIFDGLPAALPSLARAARLSKKAARVGYDFPQRAMLFDKLQEELRELADELFPNGEIPVVAASVDLPVEPDPEPFDAARQQRIESELGDVLFVLANIARRWHVNPEEALRASNAKFQRRVEFIERRLKEHGRDIRTATLEEMEQFYQEGKRLEKANARDPQQDNENTSK, from the coding sequence ATGACCGATTTGTCCTCGAATAACATGCCATCGACATCGCCTGTTCCGGGCACGCCACCAGACCCCAAGCAATTGGGGCCAAAGTTTCGCGAATTGTGCGAAGTGGTGGCGAGGCTTCGATCCTCTACGGGTTGCCCTTGGGATCGCCAGCAGACGCTGGAATCGATCAAGCCGTACACACTGGAAGAAACATACGAACTGCTCGAAGCGATCGATTCAGGCAACGACGCCGAGATCGTCGAAGAACTCGGCGACGTCTTGCTACAGGTTGTGCTTGATAGCCAGATCGCCGCCGACGAGGCTCGCTTCAACCTGACCGACGTCGTTGACGGCCTGACCCAGAAAATGATCCGACGCCACCCGCACGTATTTGGCGATGTCGCGGCCGACTCATCACACGAAATCAATCGGAACTGGGACCGGATCAAGCAGGAAGAAAAGCAACGCGATTCGATCTTTGACGGACTGCCGGCGGCATTGCCGTCGTTGGCACGCGCCGCTCGGCTCTCGAAAAAGGCCGCGCGGGTGGGATACGACTTCCCCCAGCGTGCCATGCTGTTCGACAAGTTGCAGGAAGAACTACGAGAGCTGGCCGACGAACTCTTTCCGAATGGCGAGATTCCCGTCGTGGCCGCATCCGTCGATCTGCCTGTGGAACCCGATCCAGAACCGTTCGACGCCGCACGTCAACAACGGATCGAGTCGGAACTGGGCGATGTGCTGTTCGTGCTGGCCAACATCGCCCGCCGCTGGCACGTCAACCCCGAAGAGGCCCTTCGCGCCAGCAATGCCAAGTTCCAGCGCCGCGTCGAATTCATCGAGCGCCGCCTGAAAGAGCACGGCCGCGACATCCGCACCGCCACGCTCGAAGAGATGGAGCAGTTCTATCAAGAAGGTAAGCGACTCGAGAAAGCCAACGCTCGAGATCCCCAGCAAGACAACGAAAACACCTCCAAGTGA
- the xylB gene encoding xylulokinase: MAVFLGIDVGTSGTKTLAMHEDGSILAVATAEYPLSSPKPGWSEQDPEDWWEAVQTTVKKVLKSAKIKPDDIGGIGLSGQMHGSVFLDKQQAVIRPAILWNDQRTTQECADIEHKVGGRAKLIEMVANPALTGFTAPKILWLKNHEPKNYARVAHILLPKDYVRFRLTGEFATDVSDASGTLLLDVRARQWCKPLIDRLDIKISTLPKVYESEDITGELTEASAKLLGLKKGVPVVGGAGDQAAGAVGNGIVKRGIISATMGTSGVVFAHSDDVQIDPAGRIHTFCHAVRGKWHVMGVVLSAGGSLQWYRNQLAQAEINDGKKLKTDPYNLITEQAAEAPPGCEGLFFLPYLTGERTPHADPYARACWIGLSLRHNRSHMIRSIMEGATYAMRDCLEVINSMNIPIREIRLSGGGARSDFWRQMQADVYGRRVSIINADEGPAFGAALLAASGTGKYKSVVEACGATVKVIASTDPQAEAKRIYTKSYPMYGKLYKALKNEFVDIAKIVSES; encoded by the coding sequence ATGGCCGTATTTCTGGGAATCGATGTAGGCACGAGCGGCACAAAAACTCTGGCCATGCACGAGGACGGATCGATACTGGCCGTGGCGACTGCAGAGTACCCCCTTTCGTCCCCCAAGCCCGGCTGGTCTGAACAAGACCCCGAAGACTGGTGGGAAGCCGTTCAAACCACGGTCAAGAAAGTCCTCAAATCAGCCAAAATCAAGCCGGATGACATCGGTGGGATCGGACTGAGCGGTCAGATGCACGGCAGCGTGTTTCTCGACAAGCAGCAAGCCGTCATCCGTCCGGCGATCCTCTGGAACGACCAACGCACCACGCAAGAGTGTGCCGACATCGAGCACAAAGTGGGCGGTCGCGCCAAGCTGATTGAGATGGTGGCCAATCCGGCACTTACCGGATTTACCGCACCGAAGATCCTGTGGCTCAAAAACCACGAACCGAAAAACTACGCCCGTGTTGCCCATATTCTCTTACCCAAAGACTACGTGCGATTCCGGCTCACCGGTGAATTCGCCACCGACGTCAGCGATGCATCGGGAACGTTGCTGCTCGACGTGCGTGCCCGTCAGTGGTGCAAGCCATTGATCGATCGGCTGGACATCAAGATTTCGACCCTGCCGAAAGTCTACGAATCCGAAGATATCACCGGCGAACTGACCGAAGCCTCTGCCAAGCTGCTGGGCCTGAAAAAAGGCGTCCCCGTGGTCGGTGGTGCCGGTGATCAGGCGGCCGGCGCCGTCGGAAATGGCATCGTCAAACGCGGAATCATCTCGGCCACCATGGGAACCAGTGGCGTCGTCTTCGCACACAGCGACGACGTGCAGATCGACCCCGCCGGCCGCATTCACACCTTCTGCCATGCCGTCCGTGGGAAGTGGCACGTGATGGGTGTGGTCCTTTCCGCCGGTGGAAGCCTGCAGTGGTACCGCAATCAACTCGCGCAGGCCGAAATCAACGACGGTAAGAAACTGAAAACCGACCCGTACAACCTGATCACCGAACAAGCCGCCGAGGCCCCTCCGGGCTGCGAGGGGTTGTTCTTCCTGCCGTATTTGACCGGCGAACGAACCCCGCATGCCGATCCATATGCCCGTGCCTGCTGGATCGGACTCAGCCTGCGTCACAACCGATCGCATATGATCCGTTCGATCATGGAAGGCGCGACCTACGCGATGCGAGATTGCCTGGAAGTCATCAATTCGATGAACATCCCGATCCGCGAAATCCGATTGTCGGGTGGCGGTGCTCGCAGTGACTTCTGGCGTCAGATGCAGGCCGACGTCTACGGACGCCGGGTCAGCATCATCAATGCCGATGAAGGCCCGGCTTTCGGTGCGGCACTCTTGGCGGCCTCTGGAACGGGCAAGTACAAATCGGTGGTCGAAGCGTGCGGCGCGACCGTGAAGGTGATTGCAAGCACAGACCCTCAGGCCGAAGCCAAACGGATCTACACCAAGTCCTACCCGATGTACGGCAAGCTCTATAAAGCACTCAAGAATGAGTTCGTGGACATCGCAAAAATTGTTTCCGAGTCATAA
- a CDS encoding ArsC family (seleno)protein yields MSKVDWSYHRKNCNSCSKATEFLTEHNVSVNTTVDARTVPLVESDAQALIDAANEIYVTRGTKVLHFDLKHERPAELLELIMGRSGKLRAPTLKVGKTLIVGFDQSTYERVLS; encoded by the coding sequence GTGTCGAAAGTTGACTGGAGCTACCACCGCAAGAACTGCAACTCGTGCAGCAAGGCCACCGAGTTTTTGACCGAACACAATGTCAGCGTCAATACGACCGTCGACGCGCGGACCGTGCCACTCGTCGAGAGTGATGCACAAGCGTTGATTGATGCCGCAAATGAAATTTATGTCACACGCGGAACGAAAGTCCTGCATTTTGATCTCAAACACGAGCGGCCGGCAGAGCTGCTTGAACTGATCATGGGACGTAGTGGCAAACTTCGCGCCCCCACTTTGAAAGTCGGAAAAACCCTGATTGTCGGATTTGACCAGTCGACCTACGAACGTGTCCTCTCCTGA
- a CDS encoding substrate-binding domain-containing protein, whose protein sequence is MSRSINRSLILIPVVAALVLAGMWLAIAPDSLIVYCAHDAEYAQQILNDFSRKTGIPVEVRFDTEATKSLGLINLIVQERDRPRCDVFWNNELLGMVELREQGLLESYQGVGWNRIPDQFRDEDGYWVGFAARMRVCLFNTHQAPASIETLQHLISTEPTRFAIAKPLFGTTLTHYTVLWHLWGGEQLQEWHRDLRLRGVREVDGNAAVKDVVAMGTCDAGLTDSDDAFVALDNQAPVEMLPAYVMKGASDSGSSEGGTEATDQSTSRAARPTSHTICIPNTVGIIQGTRRPEAARKLVDYLASEEAELALARAKSRQIPLGAVQKADLPEDVRKLAEWAKSGIDLRPMLNDRRECLVWLTKEYLK, encoded by the coding sequence ATGTCGCGTTCGATCAACCGGTCTTTGATTTTGATTCCTGTCGTGGCGGCATTGGTTCTTGCGGGAATGTGGCTGGCGATTGCGCCGGATTCATTGATTGTCTATTGCGCGCATGACGCCGAGTATGCGCAGCAGATTCTGAACGATTTTTCCCGCAAAACAGGCATTCCCGTTGAAGTTCGGTTCGACACGGAAGCGACGAAATCACTGGGGCTGATCAATCTGATTGTGCAGGAGCGTGATCGACCACGGTGCGACGTGTTTTGGAACAACGAACTTCTGGGGATGGTCGAACTACGCGAGCAGGGGCTGCTGGAGTCCTATCAAGGGGTGGGATGGAACCGAATTCCCGATCAGTTTCGTGATGAGGATGGGTATTGGGTGGGGTTTGCCGCGCGGATGCGAGTCTGCCTGTTCAACACGCATCAAGCCCCCGCCAGCATCGAAACGCTGCAACACCTGATTTCCACGGAGCCGACCCGATTCGCGATCGCCAAGCCGCTGTTCGGAACGACATTGACGCACTATACGGTGCTGTGGCACTTGTGGGGCGGCGAACAGCTTCAGGAGTGGCATCGCGATTTGCGATTGCGCGGAGTTCGCGAAGTTGATGGGAATGCGGCTGTGAAAGACGTGGTTGCGATGGGAACCTGTGATGCAGGACTCACCGATTCCGACGACGCCTTTGTGGCACTCGACAACCAGGCACCCGTGGAAATGCTCCCGGCCTATGTGATGAAGGGGGCGTCGGATTCTGGTTCGTCAGAGGGCGGTACAGAGGCTACTGACCAGTCAACGAGCCGTGCTGCGCGACCAACCTCCCATACGATCTGCATTCCCAACACGGTCGGCATTATTCAAGGGACGCGGCGGCCAGAGGCGGCCCGAAAGTTGGTCGACTATCTCGCGTCGGAGGAGGCGGAACTGGCGCTCGCTCGTGCGAAGTCGCGGCAGATTCCATTGGGGGCCGTGCAGAAGGCCGATTTGCCAGAGGACGTGAGGAAGCTGGCCGAGTGGGCCAAGAGCGGCATTGATTTGCGGCCCATGCTGAACGACCGACGCGAGTGCTTGGTATGGCTGACGAAAGAGTATTTGAAGTGA
- a CDS encoding class II fumarate hydratase: MTEFRTEHDSMGDVQVPAKAYYGAQTQRAVENFPVSGWTLRTEMIRAMGLVKWAAGVANRDLGKLTGTGKNPLTAAQVDAMLAAAKEVVAGKFDAEFPIDVFQTGSGTSSNMNINEVISNRAIEIIGGNRFEMKKPIHPNDHVNMGQSTNDTFPTAIHVAVALSIHNSLIPALARFAQVLSDKAREWDKIIKIGRTHLADATPLRLGQEFGGFARQLELSVGRAKQALQAVLELPVGGTAVGTGINTHPDFARQTCAALAKETGVPFIEAVNHFEGNAQRDGLVECHGQLRVIATTLFNVANNIRWLGSGPRCGFYEVMLPDRQPGSSIMPGKVNPVMCESLMQVAARVMGNDQTVAFSGATGGQFQLNIMMPIMGHATLESVALMAQGTTAFIDLCALDMEANPEACDASVEQSLAMVTSLNPYIGYEKAAALAKDAFKSGKTIRQLCVDQNILPADQLKQALDPWSMTEPHA; this comes from the coding sequence ATGACCGAATTTCGTACCGAACATGATTCCATGGGTGATGTCCAGGTTCCGGCCAAGGCGTACTACGGCGCACAGACACAGCGCGCGGTCGAGAACTTCCCCGTGTCGGGTTGGACACTGCGAACGGAAATGATTCGGGCCATGGGCCTGGTCAAATGGGCCGCCGGTGTGGCCAATCGCGATCTCGGCAAGTTGACAGGGACGGGCAAGAATCCGCTCACCGCCGCTCAAGTCGACGCCATGCTGGCCGCAGCAAAAGAAGTCGTTGCGGGCAAGTTTGACGCCGAGTTTCCCATTGATGTTTTTCAGACTGGCTCGGGGACTTCGAGCAACATGAACATCAATGAGGTGATCTCGAATCGTGCGATCGAAATCATCGGTGGCAATCGCTTCGAAATGAAGAAGCCGATTCATCCGAACGACCACGTGAATATGGGGCAAAGCACGAATGACACCTTTCCGACGGCCATTCACGTCGCCGTGGCTCTCTCGATTCACAACTCGCTGATTCCTGCGTTGGCTCGCTTTGCACAAGTTTTGTCAGACAAGGCGCGCGAGTGGGACAAGATCATCAAGATCGGACGCACGCATCTGGCCGATGCGACACCACTCCGCCTGGGGCAGGAATTCGGTGGGTTTGCGCGTCAGTTGGAACTGAGCGTCGGTCGTGCGAAGCAGGCGCTGCAAGCGGTGCTTGAACTTCCGGTTGGGGGGACTGCGGTAGGAACGGGGATCAACACACATCCCGATTTCGCGCGTCAGACCTGTGCGGCACTTGCCAAGGAAACAGGTGTGCCGTTCATTGAAGCGGTCAATCACTTCGAAGGCAATGCGCAGCGTGACGGTTTGGTTGAATGCCATGGCCAGCTCCGCGTGATCGCAACCACGCTGTTCAATGTGGCGAACAATATTCGCTGGCTGGGTTCGGGCCCACGTTGCGGCTTCTACGAAGTGATGTTGCCCGATCGTCAGCCGGGCAGCTCGATCATGCCGGGGAAAGTGAACCCTGTCATGTGCGAAAGCCTGATGCAAGTGGCGGCTCGCGTGATGGGAAATGACCAGACAGTCGCGTTCAGCGGCGCGACCGGCGGCCAGTTCCAACTCAACATCATGATGCCCATTATGGGGCATGCCACGCTGGAGTCGGTGGCGTTGATGGCTCAGGGGACGACGGCGTTCATCGATTTGTGCGCGCTCGACATGGAAGCGAACCCGGAAGCGTGCGACGCCAGCGTTGAACAAAGCCTGGCCATGGTGACCAGTTTGAATCCCTACATTGGCTACGAAAAAGCGGCGGCGCTGGCGAAGGACGCGTTCAAGAGCGGCAAGACGATTCGGCAGTTGTGCGTGGACCAGAACATTCTGCCTGCGGACCAGTTGAAGCAGGCACTTGATCCATGGAGCATGACCGAACCGCACGCCTGA